TTTCGTTAGCCACCGTAGCCtttttggttaaccaaaatAGAAGCatcttttatcaaattttaaaatttgtttagagttattttatcatttatgtCTTTTAGAATTGTTTTTGTAAGCAGCAACATTTTTTAGATATCAATTTAGTAAtttacttaaaatttaaaagagttttatttaatttattgaacttAATTAAAGAGCgttctaaaaatattagtaagaGTGCATTAAATgtatagaaatatttaaaaattaatatttaatttatattttctttcaaaattttctatttctttaacaagtgagcttaaaatatttattagaaaaattaattatttaataattaaaattaggtTTTCTTAGTTACCTTTCTAGAAGCGAAGTAAAAAACTGATTATTACTATAGTATTTACACAAGTGCaataattaaattgatattttctctTAAGTCCACCAACATATATgcaattttgaattaaaaagtaTAACCATACAAAACAAAACACACctccctccctctctctctttcttttttctttttaaatgttGCTTTTGCTATACAGCCTATACTAGTACAAAACGTTCGCCACTCACTATGAAGTCGTTAACATTTGTGGTGGTGGAAGGggggaggaaaaagaaaattacagtATCGAGTTGAAGAGGATCGGAATTGAAGAGATTCAATGCAGTACGATCTACAATCTAATATCGTTGAAGCAGTTGTCACCATGCAAGATATGGCCAGTGGTGACGTTGTATTCAACTGTGCAATTCAAAAGAACCACAACTTTTCTGTAGAACAAATTTAGAACCTTCACCTTCCCATCAATCCGAGCGTAACTGCTTATATTCACTGCCTGATCGTCCTCAACGTCGCTCCTCAGCCCCGGCGCGTCCACCAGCTTCTGCGCCACCACTTGCATCGTCACGTTAAACCTCATTGTCCTCTTCCCTTTCGTCTTCCCCGGCGGAATCGTTCCCTCGCCGATTCCCCTGCCCTCGTAATAAACTGTTGTGGTTGTGGTGCCGTACCTGAAGGCGAAGGAGTTTCGGTTTTTCACGGACAAGTCAGCGAGAAGCGTGACGTCAccagaaggagaaggagaagtggCGTTTGCCTTTAGGTTTAGGGTTCCGTTGATGATTGTAACGCCGTTGAGCCTCACCTCTGGATCCGTGACGTTATAAACGGTGAAGCTAAGAACTATGAGTATGACTGCGACTATGCAGAAGAGGGCAGTGATGCAGCCGCAACAACAGAGGGCTCTCTTGATGCGACGGATTTGCATTTCGGAAATGGCATGGTGGCTAGTGTTGAAGGGACTGGGAGGGGGACTGGGACTCGATGATATGAATGGAGCTAATGGTTTGAATTGATCCCTCCGCTGCTGGCTCTGGTTCTGATTCTGATAAGCCATATCAGTCTAtgttgtgttgtgttgtgttgtgttgtgtATGGTGTTGTTTCGCTGTTTTATCATTAGATATATGGTCTATTATTTGATTAGTAATAGTCTTTTGCCACTGAAAAATAATGTTTTGAAGAGGATGATTCTAACGTATCTTGATAGCTCAGTGTTTTGACCTGCAACTTTAATAAGTGTGGAGGAATAATGGAGTCAGTCTTCTAGACGCGTTTTCGCGAATGGCACGGCATTATTTCTGACTGGGTCATGTGTTCCATAGTATatgcattttttatatttttaaattaaagtgaataatgaaaagcaaaaaataaaaaaaaaaattatttttatacaaaaaatatgtataaaaaataatacaaatattaGTTCTCTTGTTTCAAAtattatttctcttattttaaataaattaaattatcatcaatatatataataaattaaaacatttgGATATGGTAGATCTAAGGACTGTTGGCATAGCCATGTTCAATCACATTAAAAAAATGCAATATGATTTACGAGGAATATCATATTAATGGATGCATACAACTAATCAATTTCTCTTCAATTAAATATAGGGCAAGTTTAACGCTAGTATTAGATACATTTAGTTTAGCCGGTTCATCTGACTATTAATTATGTTCGATATGGAAAAAAGTGACTTGTAGCATTCCATTTGAAAGTTATTGTGGGGACCGTGTATAAGGGAAGGAAGGAAGAGAGGGAGTTGACCTGATAAACCCATAACACTAATTCTCACATTAATTATTCTGCTCCCATTACTTCCATATGAATGTTGCACAGAAGTTTGGTACACATCCATCGACATGGGAGCTcctcagattttttttttattttctttcaaatcAAAACAGGCTTAAAACACTATTTTGGCCCGTCTTTGTgtcctctttatttttttttttcggaaTAAAACAAAAGTTCCCTCCAGAGTCAAAAGAGTTAACCAAGTAAATTCACCTCattatatcattattatttatcattataTTCTGCTAGTATTTTGGCGccaaaaatattaatatggCATATTTTAGTGTTAGtatatttatgtttctcttctcaacttattttaaaataatatcttcttTACTATGAGAATTAGTatttaataaatagttatacAAATTATTaatcattcaattttttaaCTATTCTAATTACACTCattatcaataattttaatggtcaatatataattagtatttatatGATATTTACATTAATAGCTTTATTATGCACGCGTATATTAATTAGTATGAAATTGATATTGATATCAATTCCTATTCATACAATTAATTTCGTGTTGAAAAAATGATCATTTGTACCTATGAACTTTACGAATGCTGATAAAAATACCCATAAAAGAAGGAAAGTGACTTTGTACCCATAAAAGACTAAATCTGTCTGTCGATAGTACCCAAACGTCATTAAAACGTTAACTCTGTTAACTTAAAAGCCAACATGGCACGTTAAGTACTTACCTgacttttgatttttaattttaatttttttaagaaccTTTCAGTTGGATATNNNNNNNNNNNNNNNNNNNNNNNNNNNNNNNNNNNNNNNNNNNNNNNNNNNNNNNNNNNNNNNNNNNNNNNNNNNNNGATACTTCGCGTCATTCCATCTTCTTCCTCACCACCCTTCTGCATGCCctaacagagagagagagacgtgAACCACGTACTAAACCCTACCGCCTCCGTCCGGCTGAAACACCACCGGCGACTAGCATCGCCCAAtccttcttccattttcttctcCATTTCCCTATTTCTTCCCTCCTTTGCACGAAGTCACGCTGTCTCTGCGCGAACAGCCCCTGCTTCGCATCTTCCAGTCCAGTGAGGAACCAAGGGCGACGAACTTTTGTGCCGCTGCTACTGCCGCTCCTCCGCCTCGCCCAATTTCTTCGTCCTTCCCTGTCATCAACGCAGGTTCAATTCCCTTTCACTACTTTCCTGTCtttcttctctttaattttgttgctttttcattctgttttagTGACCTGGGTAGGTTAAGTTACATGATTTCTGTGTTTTATTGTTCACTTGTTTGCTGTGGCTGAATTTTCTGGTGTTTTGGAATGAATATGTTTGCTGTGGCTGAATTTTCTGGGTTATTTGATGCCTACATCGAATTGAACATACTATCTGAATTTGCTGCACACCACATACTCGATATATCGCCTGAAtagagttttttatttaaatcttaTGTCTGATTAGCATAGGGCTTAAGTTTTGACTTCATTAGACATTTTAATTCACAAATATGTAGTTTTCTGAACTTCCTGATAATGATTGTGATTAAACTTACGTGATTAAATTTCGTGCATAAAAAGGAGATCGAGAatgagaattaattaattagttgatcaGTTAAGATGttagtttagtttaattttaaatctcGTAAATGCAGTATATACtctcatatctttttatataataaatttaggtgaggatcaaaatattttgtttaattttttaatttattattcttttttaatttgttacaagaaaaatgttgagtaTTGTCGGATTTAGTTTCGCAGATTAACGTCGACTTTACTGGCAGATTTATTGGCGGTTTAGTTGTGAAATTTGTTAGGTAAAATCATTACCAGCGGATTTTCGATTCCGACGGTTAATTCACGGATAATAATTGAAGGAAAAATGGGAAAAAATAAGAGCAAAATATAGCGTGGAATTTACCGTCGGATTATTTCGACAGTAAACACGTTTAGTCAGGGACGGATCTATATACATTGTAGTGGGGTAAGTGACCCACtgtaatttgaaatttttttgagtcgtatataataataatatctatttgcgctattaaattattgaatttgaccccacaataaatttttactcaattttttatacataatagtcaatttaagaatttcatattAGATGTTTAttagaatgatcaattctcaatttaaatgagattggtgttctttcttaaaaataaactcaaaagatattatttatctttttttaaaattagttttagttttttctGTAACAACTAAAtacattaattgaaaaaaaattttcaactatGAATATCGTTGAGAGTTGGCTTTTAATTGTGATATATACAGAAAGAGAGACATTTCGATtgtattgttaaaaaaaagattactcaatttttttaaaaaatatgaaacctaaaaaataaaattttaaattatatattattatttaaattactattttagtgttttaatttataaattatatattttaaagactaattatattttagaataacaaaatataattataacaataattatgCTATATGTACATAAAAAGTAACTATCCGTATAGAATgtatattgaaatataaaatacacattgaaaataaattaaacaataaatatatttatacacaaatacataatgATTAATGAATAATTTGATAGCTGATTTTTATgcacatataatatttttagtaaaaaaaattattagagttTATCTATCTTGTATCCTAAAGACACATATTAAGATTATAAattgagaatatttttattaaaaatacaaaaaaaattaagtttttaatgtatttattttgcagttattaaatgaaaaattttaaaaccttAAATTAATGGTAAACTTGTCATGTGCCCTTAGGACACATGCTAGCTAAAcccaaattattattattattattattattattattattattattattatatatatattttgcccCCACTGTCAAAATTTTCTAAATCTGTNNNNNNNNNNNNNNNNNNNNNNNNNNNNNNNNNNNNNNNNNNNNNNNNNNNNNNNNNNNNNNNNNNNNNNNNNNNNNNNNNNNNNNNNNNNNNNNNNNNNNNNNNNNNNNNAGTAGTTGCTGCCCTCTCCCGCAGCCCCTTCCAACGACACCCTCTTACGGTTCTGCTGCCACTACTGCTGGAAACGCTTCTACCACcacttatacttttttttcttctcctgcTACTCTTCTTCTTGGTGCCGGTGTATGAGGAAGATCAGAAGTACCTGCTCAGCCGTTCTCTTTTCCTATTAAAGCTCATTTTAGGTAATGCTTCTGaacttctaaaataaaattaaggtcTGAGCTTACTTGTTATTATAAAATAGGATTTGCgttgattattattgatttgTGTTAATTATTTAGGttgcttagtaaaatttttattatatattttttattattattgatttaatttgttCTTAATCTTTAACTTGGAAATTGCGTTTTGAtgctttaattttcatttcaagTTACTTGCTGCTGCAATTAGGTGATAATTTAGAATcaattagagaatttataaaaattagttcaATATGCTGTTATGTTTctggaatttgaatttgaatttgtttggaCTAGATTAAGGTATGAGCTTACTTGTTATTATAAAATAGGGTTTGTGTTGATTATTATTGATTCGTATTGATTATTCAGGTTGCTTAGTGAagttttcattaaattttttattattgttgatttaatttgttcttaatttttaacttggaaattttttttggtgctttaatttccttttcatgTTACTTGCTTCTTCAATTAGGtgataatttagaattaattagagaatttataaaaattagttcagcatgtttttatgttttttaatttgaatttgaatttgtttggaGTGCTTTGTgttttaattgagttttgacTGATGTTGTGAATTAAGGTTGGTTGAATTTGGGAGAATCGTAAAGGTAGATATATATCCAATTTTCGAATAGGTTatgtcaaattttttgaaataatataaatgttGAAGGATTTGTAATGTATATATGCTGATTAGTGTTAATTGGTATTCTCTTTGCTGATGTGACAACAGGTGGCAGAGGTATAACGACTCGGTCTCGTGGTCGTAGTAGAGGGATGGTTTTCACTACCGCTACCCCAGAGACTTCTCAATCATCGTTATCTACCCCGACTATCCCGTCGTCCCCTGTGACGTCATAGGCAGGTCCACCAGACCAGCAGTTCATCATGGTCCCAAACCCTAACTACATGGCTCCTTCTGCTATTCCCCCACCGTCACCCCCTACAACTCCAACGATAGAGACCATGGTGGGTGATTCCTCTAATGCGTCCTAGCCAGATGCCCCTCTACCATCATCTGTCATACAGTTGAGAATTTGACCTGATAGCATGCAAGCGTAAGTACTATTTTATTGTCTTTATCCGCaatctattttgaatttgttaagttttatgtgTTTTTATGTGTTTGCTAATCTTTAGTCTTTTATTGATAGGTTTGCACCAGACAATAATGCATGTACACAAGAGATTTCCAATGTGATTAAATCCATGTACAAACTCATGGTCGAGCTACACAAAGATCCCTGATGAGACCAGAGAGTGATGATTTCTGAAGTGGATGGTAAGAACCCAATATTGTTGAATTAACTGTATTTTAATTGTACTTTATTTTGACTAACTAATGTTGTTGAATTACTTTGTGTAGGAGAACTTTATATGGAATAGAAAACATGATATCTTGATAAGGAAGATCTACGACCACCGGATAGCTAGGCTACTTGAGCAGATAATGCAGGACGCCCATCAGGGGTGCAACCACCTCACGGTTTGGCTCTGTCCAGATATTAAGAAGGAATTGAATGTTCATTTTGGTACTGATGAGGGGTTTAAGCGCCACTATCTGACGAACAGAACTAACAGGGCTTCACCGAGGTCGTCGAAGTATACTGGTGGGTCGGCAACTTTCATGAAGACGAAGAGCAGGCTAGTATGTAGTTTGCTAATATTCGTTAATAATTACTTGAATTAATTGTtacttgatttattttattagttagttTCAATATCTGTAGTCTAAGTTGTTGGAGTGTGAGCCAACATTGGCAGAGACCTTTAAGTATAACCATAGGTTGAAGGCCAACAAGGAGAGATTTGTTGATGAGCGGTCTGCAGCTCACTATGTGAGTTTCAATTAATTCTAAGTTTAAAATGTACGTATTCATTTTAAAGTCAATTAACTGTCATCCTAATCACAATATGTGTTACACAGGAGGACTACACACAAAGATTGGAGGCTATGATCCAGCAATCTCAGCTTAGTGGGGACGACCCCGGCTCCGATGCCTCAGTCATTGATCCTAATAAGGCTTGGTGCGAGACTGTCTCTGAGCTCTACAAGAATTGTGTCTACAGATTGGGGTCATTCTTTGTCAGCGGCCTCCGCACCTCCACATTGATGGCATTATCTGCCTCTGCCTCTACCACCAGCCTTGCCGATCCTACAAAAGTTGTCGATTTGAGGGAAGAGATGCAGAAGCTCACACAGGAGCTTCACCAACAAGCTCAGCAGTATGAGGAAAGGTACAACGAGCTTCTTGCATGCATGAAAGACACCATTGCCATCAGCTCGAAGCTGACGAAAAGGCTGGAGCGGCTAAAGCATTTGCGAGACCTGATGGCAGTGTACAATGAGCAGATGTATGCTGGAGGCAGCAGCTGCCAGCTGCTGGTGGGGCACGACATCAGCACCTAGTCTGCCACCTTAGCAGGGGGAAGACGATGACGACGATGATTATTAGGATTCGTAgggtttataaatttaatttattttatgtctATTTTACTATATgtgactttttttattttttattatatacagACCcttgatatttaataaaatcattagCTGATTTCTGGTATTTAGAATTTTTtcactaaaaaatttaaaaatttttaatttgactaGTAATTGTACGCTAATTGTGCAAAAGAAAAATTGCATACAGTCGGGATTTATCGGTGGAATAATTCGACGGTAAATAGGGCCACAAAACATAACATGACGTCAAAATTACCGTCGGATTTTCACTTATTTTCGTCATTAATTGCAAAATCCGATTTAAAATCAGCCAGTAATTAGCGTCGGATGAAATAATCTGccgataaatattttttagcaCCGTTTATACCGTCAAATTCATTATGACGGTAAACTAATTATCGAcggatttatttaataaatccACTAGTAAATCCGATGGTACTCAACACCTTTTTTATAGTGTCCTTCACTACtttataaaataagaatttactttttctattttaaagtaGATAAATTCTATCATTATTACTAACAAATAAATAcacatttataaatattttacataatcataATACTCTCCATAATTCCTATTATTCCTGTTATACTACTACCTTTTGCATAAatgcattattatttaaaagaaaattatcatatattaattagattattcATTAaccatatattaaaaaataaagaattaaaaatattacattATCATACTATATTTAGGGAATGAACTAATAACACATACAAtgctattaataataaataataaaaaatcattaaatgATTATAAACATATAAACACGTTAAATAacatcagtttttttttttatgaatttgtgGCAGTTTTAAACCGCACAAAACAGATATCAGCGgtttcaaaaaatattacaatttaTGGGTTGGAGATTTGATTCTACAGCGGTTACAGAACCACAACTATTTTGGTCAgtgaatttcaaaaaaatttgcgGCGATTTTGAAGTCGCCGCAAAGTTTTGTGAGTCTTTTTAAAAAAGTGCGACGGTTTTGAACTGCCACAATTTCATATATGGGCTTTAAAAAAAACGCATTTATAAACTCATACTAAAGTGGTAGTTCAAATGGGAACAAGCATCAAATCATTCAATACTTTATAGtagttataataaataattcaacACTTTATATTTACTACAAAACCGCCTCTAATATAAAGGACAAGTGAAAAATACCGTTGAGaaaaattttttctaatatagtCCTTTATAAGAGTAAATACTGCTCAatcttagaaaaaatataatatataaatcaaattaaaacttaacAAACAATGCACTATTTAATAATGTAAGAATGAAACATGGTTCAATTGatcaaaaagtacaaaaaatttatttgatatatGAATAACAAATCAAGTCATCATGGGTCATGACTCATCTCTTCACATAATTTATGAAACCACTGCCAAacttgaaaagaaataaaaaataatttgttaaacAAATTAGTGAAACAAAGAACTCtcaaaaacacaaaagaatacaaaaaatatctttGGTCCTAAATATGACACGCAAGAATACCATAAACATTAATTAAGATATAGTacagtataaaatattatgtcCCTTACAAACAATTCagaaaatgacataaaaatagttaaacatatatgtataaattttaactattaatttataaatatacaaTTAGACAGACATGTAAGTCTGTGGATTATATATGCTATAGATCAAGTTTAGACTAAGATCAATAAACATTAACAAAACCAAATTAATACGCCAAATTAAGATTAGCTATAccttaaagaaaataaatgatcCACAATAACAAGATAGAAAATCTTATAGCACATTACTATCTTGAAAATCAGTATATACGAATAGATGACATGaatctcaatccaaaaaattttcaaagacaaCAACAAGGGAACATTTTCATATTAGGAAAAGATATGTTTATCTTTGAAGAACTAAAATCATTAACATGTAACGATGGCAAAATTTTGATAAACTTTACCACATATGTACTTTTTTTTGTGCCAACAAAAAGGATAAGTATCTACTTTATCTCACAAATAGAATATGACATAGGATCTGAAGTATATAACAAAGAGAAAATACTAATCTTCCTAAACACCTTCTTCATTACTAAATCACTACGGCAGGGGCGGAGGATAGCGGCAATTAAATAGTGGCAACGCCCATAATCGCCGAGAAATCAAAAAATAGCGGTAGAAGTGAGTGGCGGTCTGGCAGATGCCGCCATGCACCACTGGATAGCGGCTGGCCAGTGACAACCGCCGCTCATTTGGGAGCGATTTCTTCAAGTCCCCTCTTTTAGGCGTGACTTCTTGGTGCGAAGAGAAGCAACAGCAGAGGCGCGAAACACGCCCACCCCTCGTTCAGCAACGTATACTGGCGACTACTTCAAGAAACGCCGCTAGGTAAGTTTCAATTAATAGTTTCAATTCCCTCTTATTCGCGTTTCCACCAATTGATTCCCCCCAAATTGTTCAGAAACCCGCGAGTTGAAGTTTGGAATGCGCCAAACACATAGGAGGAAAGCCCTAATTCATCAGTGGAAGAACCCACCCAGGTGACCCCCTTATCATAATTCAATTTGTGAGTTCCCCCTTGTCATGTTACAGCCATTAATCGACTACCCCAATTTTGCTGAAACCCCCAATTTCTTGAGCTTTTGCCCATAATTACAGAAGCCCACCAAGCTGCCATCCGTGCTTCTCATCAATCGTGGGTGAAACAGTTCCACCATTCTCAGCCATCCGCCAAGTTGAGCTATCGCCGTATCGCGGCATCTCCCCTTTCATCTGGTTCGTTCTTTAATAACTGATCTTTCCTTCTTGTTTACATTCTTGGTTCAGAAGTCTGATCGAGAGTTTGTCTATATATTATGCCAATTTGGGTTAATTGATGCTGTTTAGAGTTAGGAATTTCATTCATTCGACTTGTTCTATAATGAGCAAGCTCAGCTCGGTAATCAGTTTTATGTTTCTGTCATAACTTAAACTATTTGAACACTTTAGATTTGACTAGCTAGATAGCTAATTGATCTTAATTAACTAGCAGATTGTAATTTTATCTTGTAAAAGATAATTCTAATCAGAGTATACATACATTTGTTCATGATCAGCAAGAATGggttgctcttttattttttctattaagtAATGAGACCAGATTGTAAATAATTGCAAAAGATAATTCTAATCAGAGTATATACTCGCTTATTATCTAGACACCTCTAGTACCTTTCGCATGATGTATAAGAATTGCCAACACTATGAGTAGGATCTGCAAAAGACATTGAACCAAGAAATTTATTGCAGGCTGAGAAACAAATAAACTTGACCAGTAACTAGTTTAATGCTAAATCATTTAGTGGTTAGCATTATAGTTAATAGTTGGGGATACAACTTGGGGGGAAAAGAGAACTACATTATGTCATTGTTTGATACTGTTTCGTAAATTATAGTACAACATTTTTAAGGTCAGAAAAATCTTTCTTCAGAAAGGAACACTCAAAGTTAATGCATTTATAGTATGCTGCAAAAAGAATCACAATGCACGGTACTAGACAATAAACTGAtgattcaaaatttatatttatagtttcagattttaattta
The genomic region above belongs to Arachis duranensis cultivar V14167 chromosome 3, aradu.V14167.gnm2.J7QH, whole genome shotgun sequence and contains:
- the LOC107479837 gene encoding uncharacterized protein LOC107479837 → MAYQNQNQSQQRRDQFKPLAPFISSSPSPPPSPFNTSHHAISEMQIRRIKRALCCCGCITALFCIVAVILIVLSFTVYNVTDPEVRLNGVTIINGTLNLKANATSPSPSGDVTLLADLSVKNRNSFAFRYGTTTTTVYYEGRGIGEGTIPPGKTKGKRTMRFNVTMQVVAQKLVDAPGLRSDVEDDQAVNISSYARIDGKVKVLNLFYRKVVVLLNCTVEYNVTTGHILHGDNCFNDIRL